A stretch of the Photobacterium toruni genome encodes the following:
- the fliM gene encoding flagellar motor switch protein FliM, with protein sequence MSDLLTQDEIDALLHGVDEPDDDVNDGDQGSGITTFDFSSQDRIVRGRMPTLELINERFARHMRISLFNMLRKTAEVSINGVQMIKFGEYQNTLYVPTSLNMVRFRPLKGTALITMEARLVFILVENFFGGDGRFHAKIEGREFTPTERRIVQMLLKLVFEDYREAWSPVMPVEFEYIDSEVNPTMANIVSPTEVIVVSSFHIEIDGGGGDFHVVMPYSMVEPIRELLDAGVQSDKMDTDVRWSHALRDEIMDVPVNLRAKLLDIDISLRDLMELQTGDVIPITMPESATIFVEDLPTYRAKMGRSGDNVALKITDKLKRPDMVKTDLAFLDRELLSSTLLEMNSNDETHS encoded by the coding sequence GTGAGTGATTTACTAACCCAAGATGAAATTGATGCGTTATTACATGGCGTTGATGAACCTGATGATGATGTGAATGATGGCGATCAAGGTTCAGGTATCACCACTTTTGATTTTTCTTCGCAAGATCGCATTGTTCGTGGACGAATGCCAACCCTTGAATTGATCAACGAACGTTTTGCGCGTCATATGCGGATCAGTTTATTTAATATGTTGCGTAAAACCGCCGAAGTATCGATCAATGGCGTGCAAATGATCAAATTTGGTGAGTATCAAAATACACTTTATGTTCCTACAAGTTTAAATATGGTGCGTTTTAGACCATTAAAAGGAACCGCATTGATCACCATGGAAGCACGATTAGTGTTTATCTTGGTTGAGAACTTTTTTGGTGGTGATGGTCGTTTTCACGCCAAAATTGAAGGGCGTGAATTTACACCAACAGAACGACGTATTGTTCAGATGTTATTGAAATTAGTATTTGAAGATTACCGTGAAGCATGGTCGCCGGTCATGCCCGTTGAGTTTGAATATATCGACTCTGAAGTGAACCCAACCATGGCCAATATTGTTAGCCCAACAGAAGTGATAGTGGTGAGTTCATTTCATATTGAGATCGATGGCGGCGGAGGCGATTTTCATGTCGTGATGCCGTATTCAATGGTCGAGCCTATTCGTGAATTACTAGATGCCGGAGTACAAAGCGACAAGATGGATACCGACGTTCGTTGGAGCCATGCATTGCGTGATGAAATCATGGATGTACCCGTAAATCTACGTGCCAAGCTATTGGATATTGATATCTCATTACGTGATCTAATGGAATTACAAACTGGTGATGTCATTCCTATCACTATGCCAGAATCAGCCACTATTTTTGTTGAAGACCTACCGACCTATCGCGCCAAAATGGGGCGTAGTGGCGATAATGTCGCGCTTAAAATTACCGATAAATTAAAACGCCCAGACATGGTGAAAACGGACTTGGCTTTTTTAGATCGTGAACTATTAAGCTCTACATTATTAGAGATGAACAGTAACGATGAAACGCACTCATAA
- the fliL gene encoding flagellar basal body-associated protein FliL yields MFGGNRKKTLIMSLVILLVMVVIGGGIWFFTAPSAESKTANVSSEEALQTALKMSAYYIVLPEPFIFNVSGQERDRVVQIKVQLMVRGEHNEALAKKHVPLVESVLLQTFSATTVEQLRQPQGREQLRQLALTAVQATMNKMTNMPVVERVLFTGFVMQ; encoded by the coding sequence ATGTTTGGTGGAAATAGAAAAAAAACACTCATCATGAGCTTGGTGATTCTGTTGGTCATGGTGGTGATCGGTGGTGGAATTTGGTTTTTTACTGCGCCATCAGCTGAGTCTAAAACTGCAAATGTGTCATCAGAAGAAGCCCTTCAAACGGCATTGAAAATGTCAGCTTATTACATCGTATTACCCGAACCTTTTATTTTTAATGTCAGTGGCCAAGAACGAGATCGTGTGGTGCAAATAAAAGTACAGCTAATGGTTCGAGGTGAACACAATGAAGCATTAGCTAAAAAACATGTGCCATTAGTTGAAAGTGTCTTATTGCAAACTTTTTCAGCAACCACGGTTGAACAATTACGTCAGCCGCAAGGACGTGAACAGTTACGTCAACTGGCATTGACGGCAGTACAAGCAACAATGAATAAGATGACGAATATGCCTGTGGTTGAACGGGTGTTATTTACTGGCTTTGTGATGCAATAG
- a CDS encoding flagellar hook-length control protein FliK: MNLFNVSSTQTAKLDTGSSGSSSTSDMALFSESQFLEQYQQAIDNAPPSVVIDDESISAHDVATMGAEVMNIDSEMHLTDASDVIDTDNVTLTADSIMADAATDEALIVIDNDMIAIDDAVELMAAGNVFLQQLTQSNQQLNSKNITQVNSLDTNGKTLPPTVMSATTTVVTPTAALLATKVTDNIDGQKSGAESDTSLTIDGGVNNSSLSTSTPAPLATTSHSDMLIKSSVFDDACLLTDDNRPQQSINSHTQGDVLAQQLTGLATTSTTPLMLKPEQLSIAPSLQSPLVLTREQAGEEVHERINMMMAKNLKYVDIRLDPPELGKLQIKLTINQDQASVQFTVNNHQARDIIEHAMPRLREMLHQQGLQLAQSSVQQDSHQQFADHQSHHSAHSQSQSGQQSSVSTLADDSHLIADNDPLDSVINVVVKENKDQVDYYA, from the coding sequence ATGAATCTATTTAATGTGTCATCTACGCAAACGGCAAAACTCGATACGGGCAGTTCTGGGTCCAGTTCCACCTCTGATATGGCGCTATTTAGTGAGAGTCAGTTTTTAGAACAATATCAGCAAGCGATTGATAACGCGCCACCGTCAGTGGTCATTGATGATGAATCTATATCAGCACATGATGTCGCAACGATGGGTGCTGAAGTAATGAATATTGATAGCGAAATGCATCTAACAGATGCTTCTGATGTCATTGATACAGACAATGTAACATTAACCGCCGATTCGATAATGGCTGATGCTGCAACTGATGAAGCATTAATAGTTATTGATAATGACATGATAGCAATTGATGATGCAGTAGAGTTAATGGCTGCGGGGAATGTATTTTTACAGCAATTAACACAATCTAATCAGCAGCTTAACTCTAAAAATATAACACAAGTAAATAGCCTTGATACGAACGGCAAGACCTTGCCGCCGACTGTGATGTCTGCAACGACAACTGTGGTGACACCGACGGCAGCATTATTAGCGACGAAAGTTACAGATAATATCGATGGACAAAAATCTGGCGCGGAAAGTGATACAAGTCTCACTATTGATGGTGGTGTCAATAATTCGTCACTATCAACATCTACGCCGGCCCCATTAGCGACAACATCTCATTCTGACATGCTAATTAAGTCATCGGTATTTGATGATGCTTGCTTGTTGACCGATGATAATCGACCACAGCAGAGCATTAATAGTCATACACAGGGGGATGTGCTGGCTCAACAATTGACGGGATTAGCAACGACATCAACGACACCCTTAATGCTAAAACCTGAGCAACTTTCTATTGCCCCTTCTCTCCAATCACCGTTAGTTCTTACTCGCGAACAGGCTGGCGAAGAGGTTCATGAGCGCATTAATATGATGATGGCGAAGAACCTAAAATATGTTGATATTCGATTAGATCCGCCAGAACTTGGCAAACTTCAGATTAAATTGACCATTAACCAAGATCAAGCCTCGGTCCAATTTACAGTGAATAATCATCAGGCTCGCGACATTATTGAACATGCGATGCCACGATTACGTGAAATGTTGCACCAGCAAGGATTGCAACTAGCTCAAAGTTCAGTACAGCAAGATAGTCATCAGCAATTTGCCGATCATCAAAGTCATCATTCAGCACACTCGCAGTCACAATCTGGTCAACAATCATCAGTAAGCACGCTTGCAGATGACAGTCATCTTATCGCGGATAATGATCCACTTGATTCTGTTATTAACGTGGTCGTAAAAGAAAATAAAGATCAAGTTGATTATTACGCTTAG
- the fliJ gene encoding flagellar export protein FliJ, translating to MPLRTFELLIEQAQQQEHQASLALNQAQLEQQNYLQQLAQIEQYRLDYCRQLSERGQQGLTASQYSHLQKFLTQLDTTLEKQKQAGGYFANQIEQCRQHWQAMQQKKRGIEWILEKKQRERQLFLDKQEQKMMDEFVTLQFARRQQGVN from the coding sequence ATGCCATTGAGAACATTTGAATTACTGATAGAACAAGCACAACAACAAGAACATCAAGCCAGTCTCGCCCTTAATCAAGCCCAGCTTGAACAACAAAATTATTTACAGCAATTAGCTCAAATTGAACAGTATCGACTCGATTACTGTCGTCAGCTTTCTGAGCGTGGTCAACAAGGATTAACGGCAAGTCAATATAGCCATTTACAAAAATTTTTAACTCAACTTGATACCACATTAGAGAAACAAAAACAGGCGGGGGGTTACTTTGCTAATCAAATTGAGCAATGCCGTCAGCACTGGCAAGCAATGCAGCAAAAAAAGCGCGGTATTGAATGGATATTGGAAAAAAAACAGCGTGAACGCCAGCTTTTTTTGGATAAACAAGAACAAAAAATGATGGATGAATTTGTGACGTTACAATTTGCACGCCGTCAACAAGGCGTGAACTAA